A window of the Streptomyces finlayi genome harbors these coding sequences:
- a CDS encoding pyridoxal phosphate-dependent decarboxylase family protein produces MRSHLLNDSTAEHYRRSVTAGVERVAAKLAATDRPFSGIGVGDLAPVIDAIDLDRPLGDASAALDELEDVYLRDAVYFHHPRYLGHLNCPVVIPAVLGEAVLSAINSSLDTWDQSGGGTLIERKLIDWTTERIGLGPAADGIFTSGGTQSNLQALLLARDEAKSRPEHYTRLRIFASECSHFSVQKSAKLLGLGPDSVVSVPVDSNKRMQTVALARALEQCVAEGSVPMAVVATGGTTDFGSIDPLPEIAALCERFSTWMHVDAAYGCGLLASRTRRHLLDGIALADSVTVDYHKSFFQPVSSSAVLVRDRATLRHATYHAEYLNPQRMTQERIPNQVDKSLQTTRRFDALKLWMTLRIMGADGVGELFDEVCGLAAEGWRLLAADPRFDVVVEPQLSTLVFRYIPASVTAPAEIDRANLHARKALFASGEAVVAGTKVGDRQYLKFTLLNPETTAQDITAVLDLISGHAEQYLGESLDRAS; encoded by the coding sequence ATGCGTTCGCACCTGCTCAACGACTCGACCGCAGAGCACTACCGTCGCTCCGTCACCGCGGGAGTCGAACGGGTCGCGGCCAAACTCGCCGCCACCGACCGGCCGTTCAGCGGCATTGGCGTCGGTGACCTGGCACCCGTCATCGACGCGATAGACCTGGACCGGCCCCTCGGGGACGCCTCGGCCGCTCTCGACGAACTCGAGGACGTCTACCTCCGCGACGCCGTCTACTTCCACCACCCGCGCTATCTGGGGCACCTCAACTGCCCGGTCGTCATCCCCGCCGTCCTCGGCGAGGCCGTGCTCTCGGCCATCAACTCCTCCCTGGACACCTGGGACCAGAGCGGGGGCGGCACGCTCATCGAGCGGAAGCTGATCGACTGGACCACCGAGCGGATCGGCCTCGGCCCCGCCGCCGACGGCATCTTCACCAGCGGCGGTACGCAGTCGAACCTGCAAGCGCTCCTACTGGCCCGCGATGAGGCCAAGTCCCGTCCCGAGCACTACACCCGGCTGCGGATCTTCGCCTCCGAGTGCAGCCACTTCAGTGTCCAGAAGTCCGCGAAACTCCTCGGCCTCGGACCCGACTCCGTCGTGTCCGTCCCCGTCGACAGCAACAAGCGCATGCAGACCGTCGCCCTGGCCCGCGCCCTGGAGCAGTGCGTCGCCGAAGGCTCCGTGCCGATGGCGGTCGTCGCCACCGGGGGAACCACCGACTTCGGCTCCATCGACCCGCTCCCCGAGATCGCCGCCCTCTGCGAGCGCTTCTCCACCTGGATGCACGTGGACGCCGCCTACGGCTGCGGGCTGCTGGCCTCGCGCACGCGCCGCCACCTCCTCGACGGCATCGCGCTGGCCGACTCGGTCACCGTGGACTACCACAAGTCCTTCTTCCAGCCGGTCAGTTCCTCGGCCGTGCTGGTCCGCGACCGAGCGACGCTGCGCCACGCCACGTACCACGCGGAGTACCTCAACCCGCAGCGGATGACGCAGGAACGTATCCCCAACCAGGTGGACAAGTCCCTCCAGACCACCCGAAGATTCGACGCGCTGAAGCTCTGGATGACGCTGCGCATCATGGGTGCGGACGGCGTGGGCGAGCTCTTCGACGAGGTCTGCGGCCTGGCCGCCGAGGGCTGGCGGCTCCTCGCCGCCGACCCGCGGTTCGACGTCGTCGTCGAGCCGCAGCTCTCCACCCTGGTGTTCCGCTACATCCCGGCGTCCGTCACCGCACCCGCCGAGATCGACCGGGCCAATCTCCACGCCCGCAAGGCCCTGTTCGCCTCCGGCGAGGCCGTAGTCGCCGGCACGAAGGTCGGCGACCGCCAGTACCTCAAGTTCACCCTGCTCAACCCTGAAACGACCGCGCAGGACATCACCGCGGTCCTCGACCTGATCTCGGGCCACGCCGAGCAGTACCTGGGAGAATCCCTTGACCGCGCTTCCTGA
- a CDS encoding lysine N(6)-hydroxylase/L-ornithine N(5)-oxygenase family protein gives MTALPDPHDFIGIGLGPFNLGLACLTEPIDELNGVFLESKPDFEWHAGMFLEGAHLQTPFMSDLVTMADPTSPYSFLNYLKERGRLYAFYIRENFYPLRTEYNDYCRWAAAKLSSIRFNQTVRSVTYEESDALYTVRTADGVFRARHLVLGTGTPPYIPEACQGLGGDLLHNSRYLEGKAALQAKESITLVGSGQSAAEIYYDLLSEIDVHGYRLNWVTRSPRFFPLEYTKLTLEMTSPEYVDYFHALPEDARYRLESSQKGLFKGIDGELIDSIFDLLYQKNLPGPVPTRLLTNSALNSASYDEVSGTYTLGLRQEEQGEDYSLTTHGLILATGYRYTPPAFLEPITDRLRHDSRGRFDVARNYSIDSTGRGVFLQNAGTHTHSITSPDLGMGAYRNAYIIGELLGREHYPVEKSIAFQEFAI, from the coding sequence TTGACCGCGCTTCCTGACCCCCACGACTTCATCGGGATCGGCCTCGGACCGTTCAACCTCGGGCTCGCGTGCCTCACCGAGCCGATCGACGAGCTGAACGGCGTCTTCCTGGAGTCCAAGCCGGACTTCGAATGGCACGCCGGTATGTTTCTCGAAGGGGCCCACCTCCAGACGCCGTTCATGTCGGACCTCGTGACGATGGCCGACCCGACATCGCCGTACTCCTTCCTGAACTACCTCAAGGAACGCGGCCGGCTGTACGCCTTCTACATCCGCGAGAACTTCTATCCCCTGCGGACCGAGTACAACGACTACTGCCGCTGGGCCGCCGCGAAACTGAGCAGCATCCGCTTCAACCAGACCGTCCGGTCGGTTACGTACGAGGAGAGCGACGCGCTCTACACCGTGCGCACCGCCGACGGCGTCTTCCGCGCCCGCCACCTGGTGCTGGGCACCGGCACCCCGCCATACATCCCGGAGGCGTGCCAGGGACTGGGCGGCGACCTGCTGCACAACTCCCGTTACCTGGAGGGGAAAGCGGCGCTCCAGGCGAAGGAGTCCATCACCCTCGTCGGCAGCGGCCAGAGCGCGGCGGAGATCTACTACGACCTGCTCTCCGAGATCGATGTGCACGGCTACCGGCTCAACTGGGTGACGCGCTCCCCGAGGTTCTTCCCCCTGGAGTACACCAAACTGACGCTGGAGATGACGTCGCCGGAGTACGTGGACTACTTCCACGCCCTGCCCGAGGACGCCCGCTACCGGCTGGAGTCCAGCCAGAAGGGTCTCTTCAAGGGGATCGACGGCGAGCTCATCGACTCCATCTTCGACCTGCTCTACCAGAAGAACCTGCCGGGCCCCGTACCCACCCGTCTGCTCACCAACTCGGCTTTGAACAGCGCGAGTTACGACGAGGTGTCGGGTACGTACACCCTGGGTCTGCGCCAGGAGGAGCAGGGTGAGGACTACTCCCTGACCACGCACGGGCTGATCCTCGCCACCGGATACAGGTACACCCCTCCGGCCTTCCTGGAGCCGATCACCGACCGACTGAGACACGACAGCCGGGGCCGCTTCGACGTGGCCCGCAACTACAGCATCGACAGCACCGGACGCGGCGTTTTCCTCCAGAACGCGGGCACGCACACCCATTCGATCACCTCGCCCGACCTGGGCATGGGTGCGTACCGCAACGCGTACATCATCGGTGAACTGCTCGGCCGTGAGCACTACCCGGTCGAGAAGTCCATCGCCTTCCAGGAGTTCGCGATATGA
- a CDS encoding GNAT family N-acetyltransferase — translation MSRTIGTFTVRPLDPLSDAELVHSWVTHPKASFWMMGDARLQDVEREYMAIASHPHHDAFIGLHDGEPAFLMERYDPAEVELKGLYEAEPGDIGMHFLVAPTDTPLHGFTLAVITAVMKELFADPSVLRVVVEPDVRNGAVHALNKAVGFEILREITKPEKTALLSACTREQFQATTGGPS, via the coding sequence ATGAGCCGGACCATCGGCACCTTCACCGTCCGCCCGCTGGACCCCCTGTCCGACGCGGAGCTGGTGCACAGCTGGGTCACCCACCCCAAGGCGTCGTTCTGGATGATGGGCGACGCCCGGCTCCAGGACGTCGAGCGCGAGTACATGGCGATCGCCTCCCACCCGCACCACGACGCGTTCATCGGGCTGCACGACGGTGAGCCCGCCTTCCTCATGGAGCGCTACGACCCGGCCGAGGTCGAGCTCAAGGGGCTGTACGAGGCCGAGCCGGGTGACATCGGGATGCACTTCCTGGTCGCCCCCACGGACACCCCGCTGCACGGCTTCACGCTCGCCGTGATCACGGCCGTCATGAAGGAACTGTTCGCCGACCCCTCGGTGCTCCGTGTCGTCGTGGAGCCCGACGTCCGCAACGGCGCGGTGCACGCGCTGAACAAGGCCGTCGGCTTCGAGATCCTCCGCGAGATCACCAAGCCGGAGAAGACCGCGCTGCTCAGCGCGTGCACCCGTGAACAGTTCCAGGCCACGACCGGAGGTCCCTCCTGA